The window ATAAACTCGCACTTCAAATAGACTACTATCAGCTCGTCTCTCATCTATCAAACTCCTCATCTCTCTATCTTCCTTTTTCATGGCAAGAGTTAAAAGATGGGCAAATCGAGCTAAAAAAAGATATAGATGATAAGTTTTACTGTGATATCTCACTAAACCTTATAAACTATGGGGAGCTAAACTTAAAACTCGTCTTATATGATGAAAATCAACTAAATATAAAAATTCTCTCAGATAACGCGAAGCTAAAAGAACTCATAAAAGAAAATATCCCATCACTTCGCTCTGCTCTTATCAGCTCAAACATCACGCCACGAGAAATTCGCATACAAGATGCTACAAAAAAAACACCTACGAGTGTTTATGAGGCAACTACACAAAGTATAAATATTGGATTTGAGATAAAAGCATGAGAAGAGTTAAGCTCGTCTGCAGGGAGGCACTAAATGCCCGGTCGTAAAAAAGCAGCCGCACTTAGATATGACAAGAACAAAGAGTCAGCTCCTAGAGTTACAGCTAAAGGCCAAGGAGAGGTTGCAAACAACATCATAAAAATAGCCCAGCTTCACAATCTCCCCATACAAAAAGATGAAGACCTCATAGAACTACTCTCTAAAGTAGAACTAGATAAAGAAGTACCAGAAGCACTATACAAAGCAGTTGCAGAGGTTTTTAGTTTTATCTATAAGACTACAAGGGAGAGGAAATAA of the Sulfurimonas hongkongensis genome contains:
- a CDS encoding EscU/YscU/HrcU family type III secretion system export apparatus switch protein, which translates into the protein MPGRKKAAALRYDKNKESAPRVTAKGQGEVANNIIKIAQLHNLPIQKDEDLIELLSKVELDKEVPEALYKAVAEVFSFIYKTTRERK